The genomic stretch TGCCTGACGGCAGGCTCTTCTGGTGCTCCCCCACCATCTCCTTTCTCCCGTCTTACACTTCTGAAGGCAGGGACTGGATTCATTTGGCCAAAATTTActgagtggtcggcaaactgcggcttgcgagccacatgcggctctttggcccctcgagtgtggctcttccacaaaatgccacggtctgggcgagtctattttgaagaagtggtgttagaagaagtttaagtttaaaaaaattggctctcaaaagaaatgtcaatcgctgtactgttgatatttggctctgttgactaatgagtttgccgaccactggtctaggactTAACAGTCAATAAGTTGTGGTTCTTGCCCCCAGGCCATCAGAGTCTAGAAGAGGAGTTGGGCCCTCAGCCCTGGGTGTCAgctgggaggtgcaggaggtgggTCTGGGCTGTAGGGGACTTAGGGGGTCACAAGGCAAGACCCCAGGTGGGTGAGagatggggcagggcagggccttgcCTCAGAGTATGTGCTTTTCCCGTGTGGGAGGTTTGAGTGTATGCCATGTTCAGAAGCTAGTGGGCTCCACAGGTCTTGGTGGGCTCCGGCTGCCCCAACAGAACGCAACAGACCAGGCAGCTTTTTCCCACAATTCTGGAGATGTTCCTGGttcagatggccaccttctccatGTCTTCACAGGGCATAGAGAAAGCCAGTTCCCGTCCCTTCTTCTAAGGGTACCATTTGTACTGTAAGGGCCCTACCCTCATGATCTCTTGTAACCataatcacttcccaaaggccctGCTTTTGATGCCTTCTTATTGGGGgctagggcttcaacataggaatttggcgatacaaacattcagttcacAGCACCAAGTCTGTGTTCCCCTAAAAGGCAGTTTCCTGCTCCATGCTCATGTCCAGAGCTGCAGACATCTAGGAACTGCTATCCTAAGTCTCCTGTCTGAAAGTCTCTGTGCTCTTCCCCCCTTGGCCTCTTCCCAGACATGGGCAGAAGGTGCTTTGACCATATCCCAAACCAGGAGATCCCTGTGGGCACCCACAGGAGCTGGCCGATTGGGGCTTAGGGGGCACTCTGGTCCCAGCACCTGCCACTGACCAACAAATGTGTCTGCAGCCTGGTGCGGCAGCATGTGGTGATGGGGGCCCCCCGTGTGGGCCGCTGCCTGCACATATCTTCCCGTCGAGCTGACAGCAGCAGAGCTTCGCTCACTCGTGTGCACAGACAGGCCTATGCACGCTTCTACCCCATGCTCCTGGTCAAGCAGGATGGCTCCACCATTCACATTCGCTACCGGGAGCCCAGGCGAGTGCTGGCGGTAAGCTTCCCTCCCTGGGGTGCAGGTCTAGGCtggattggggggagggagggcaagtCATGGAACTCACCCCACACACCAAGATCAGACAGCAGCAACAGGCTatgtgtaaaacaaataaaaaaaaccaaaacacttcCTGGGTAGACAAGCAGAAATTTCTTTAAAGAGTAGAAGCTTTGAAGGGAGAGAAGTGGCATCCACTTTCTGGTTCCTTCCAGTGAATGAGTGCatgccttcccttcctctccagatGCCTGTGGACCTGGATGCCCTGTCCCCAGAGGAGAGGCGGGCACGGTTCCGCAAACGTGAGGCCCAGCtccgagggaaggaggaggaggaggagccagagcTCCTTGACAACTTTGACCTGGAGCGGTACAAGCAGTTTTGGACCAAGAAGTGATCATGCCCACAAGCTGCCCTGGCTCAGGATGCTGTAGAAGGGGAGGGCATTCATCTTTAAATTGAGTGTCAGGATTTTAAATCCACCTTGTCTTTCTTTCTTATACACCTGCTGGACAGGGCTCTCTGCGACTGAGCCCATTGGAGGGATCAGTTGGGTCAAATTGTGGTTTTAGGAGGAGGTTCAAAGGGCACATGAGCTGTTGACATGACAGAAGTTGATGGTGTTCTTCCCACTGGAGGAAGTGCCTGCTACTGTCCAGCCACTCCTCAGCTCTGGAGCCTGctctgccagcactgcctttgcctCAGTGCCAGGGGCTCTCCCAGGCAGCACAACATGGGGAGTGGGTGGGATCCAAGGATGGTAGCACTCAGCCTGCAGCTGGCATACTCTGCCCCTCTCCGATGCTCCCTAGCCCCGCCCCCTGACAGTGGGGAAGTGCTGACAGAGGGGACAAGCAGAACAGCCAGCCCCATTGCTAACTTTTGAAGTCTTAGCCAAGAGCCTTGGTGGGCTGCCACCTTTTGCCCTTTCCTGCAAGACCTGAGTGAGCAATTACCAACTTTTACACAAGCAGCTGACCAGGCCTAGGCATGGGGCTACACCTTGTCCTGTCCTGGAGGTTGATCATGGGACCCTGGCTGTGAGGCTCTTTTTCATAAACCTGAGGGCCCATGGTAGAACACTGATATATAGCTAGACAATGGGGAGGGCGTTGCAGCCATGACCAGGGAGGCAGAAGCCTGTGGGAAGTGACCCTGCTCACACAGGATGCTAGGCTAAGCACCCACCTTGGATGGACGCATACCTTGCAATCCTGCCCCCTGGTCCACTGAGCATGCAGCCAGCCATTTGTAGCTCCTAGGGGTGGCTGCCCTCCATGATCTGCCAACCCTCTGGCCTGCTCAGGAACATTCCTGCCTGGGCAGCCTCCCTGGATCCCTCATTCCTTCAGCTGCTGCTCCAGCTTACTGCTTACTACTCACTTCCAGGGAGACACCTAGCAACAGTGTCTGTACTCACTGTTCAGGGCCAAATTATTCATGACACTATTGGAGATGGTAGGGCTGTGCCTGTGGGTGCAGTGGGGGGAAGAGGCCAAGTATTGCACAGAAAAGTGGATTTGTGCCAGGAGCAGGATAGGGGTCAGTGCTGGGAAGTTACTAAGAGTACTTACCTAATGGGGGTTCTGGTTAAATCCATCTAGCAGGACTGCTATTGAAGGCAAGCAGGCGATCAGACTTCCACTGGGAATGAGGAACCCAACTAGATATGGAAGGTGGGGGGTCTTGCCAGAACTGGAGGTGTAAAGATGGACCTAGAGGCCCAATGCCTGGTGGGAGAGCTCTGAGGAGCCTGAGAGGGGTTAAGCAGAGTCTCATCTGCACTCCATCCAttagggtggtggtggtggcggggcctcAGCTCCTTCCATGCCTCTTCTGTCCCTCCTTATCCAGTCAACTCGCTCTAAAATGCCATCAATGCTGATTACCCCAATATCCAGAGTACAGATGGGTCTTCCCCACGTGGTAATGTGGGTTTGGGAGAGCAGACTTGGAGCTGATCCTGCGGCTCCCCAGCACCTTTGCGCCCCTCAACTGGCATCTAGCCCTTGTCAGACATGGCAGTACCGCCTCTGGACCCACCACAGCTGCCCAGTGAGGTCCCATGCCTCCCACCACAAGCTTTCCAGCACGGCAGAGCTGCTGTCCCTCACTAGAGGCCCCTGAGCTTGTGCAGGCAAGTGTGGAGCTCCCACATGGGGGAACTGAGGCTTAAACTTGACTTAGTGGTAGTGTACTACAAGGCTGGGGTTCAAACCCTGTTGAATCCCACTGTGGAGGCCCC from Eptesicus fuscus isolate TK198812 chromosome 6, DD_ASM_mEF_20220401, whole genome shotgun sequence encodes the following:
- the MRPL55 gene encoding 39S ribosomal protein L55, mitochondrial — its product is MPQWPSGGMAVVGSMLGLVRQHVVMGAPRVGRCLHISSRRADSSRASLTRVHRQAYARFYPMLLVKQDGSTIHIRYREPRRVLAMPVDLDALSPEERRARFRKREAQLRGKEEEEEPELLDNFDLERYKQFWTKK